A window from Macaca thibetana thibetana isolate TM-01 chromosome 7, ASM2454274v1, whole genome shotgun sequence encodes these proteins:
- the DEGS2 gene encoding sphingolipid delta(4)-desaturase/C4-monooxygenase DES2 has product MGNSASRSDFEWVYTDQPHTQRRKEILAKYPAIKALMRPDPRLKWAVLALVLMQLLACWLVRRLAWRWLLFWAYAFGGCVNHSLTLAIHDISHNAAFGTGCAARNRWLAVFANLPVGVPYAASFKKYHVDHHRYLGGDGLDVDVPTRLEGWFFCTPARKLLWLVLQPFFYSLRPLCVHPKAVTRMEVLNTLVQLAADVAIFALWGLKPMVYLLASSLLGLGLHPISGHFVAEHYMFLKGHETYSYYGPLNWITFNVGYHVEHHDFPSIPGYSLPLVRKMAPEYYDHLPQHHSWVKVLWDFVFEDSLGPYARVKRVYRLAKDGL; this is encoded by the exons ATGGGCAACAGCGCGAGTCGCAGCGACTTCGAGTGGGTCTACACCGACCAGCCGCACACGCAGCGGCGCAAGGAGATACTGG CCAAGTACCCGGCCATCAAGGCCCTGATGCGGCCGGACCCGCGCCTCAAGTGGGCGGTGCTGGCGCTGGTGCTGATGCAGCTGCTGGCCTGCTGGCTGGTGCGCAGGCTGGCCTGGCGCTGGCTGCTCTTCTGGGCCTACGCCTTCGGGGGCTGCGTGAACCACTCGCTGACGCTGGCCATCCACGACATCTCACACAATGCGGCCTTTGGCACAGGCTGCGCGGCGCGCAACCGCTGGCTGGCCGTGTTTGCCAATTTGCCTGTGGGTGTGCCCTATGCCGCCTCCTTCAAGAAGTACCATGTGGACCACCACCGCTACCTGGGTGGTGATGGGCTGGACGTGGACGTGCCCACGCGTCTGGAGGGCTGGTTCTTCTGCACGCCCGCCCGCAAGCTGCTCTGGCTGGTGCTGCAGCCCTTCTTCTACTCGCTGCGGCCGCTCTGCGTCCACCCCAAGGCCGTGACCCGCATGGAGGTGCTCAACACGCTGGTGCAGCTGGCGGCCGATGTGGCCATCTTTGCCCTCTGGGGGCTCAAGCCCATGGTCTACCTGCTGGCCAGCTCcctcctgggcctgggcctgcaCCCCATCTCGGGCCACTTCGTGGCTGAGCACTACATGTTCCTCAAGGGCCACGAGACCTACTCCTACTATGGGCCCCTCAACTGGATCACCTTCAACGTGGGCTACCACGTGGAGCACCACGACTTCCCCAGCATCCCGGGCTACAGCCTGCCCCTG GTGCGGAAGATGGCGCCCGAGTACTACGACCACCTGCCGCAGCACCACTCGTGGGTGAAGGTGCTCTGGGATTTCGTGTTTGAGGACTCCCTGGGGCCCTACGCCAGGGTGAAGCGGGTGTACAGGCTGGCAAAGGACGGCCTGTGA